The genomic window atacttttgaaaaactagattactTCTTGGCTTACCTTTCAATTAAAAAAGGATGTTTGCAAAAAATACATTGACGCCTTTCTGTTTTCCCAATGACATTTAATTCTGCATTGAAAAAAAATCCTACGTTTGTTAAACCTGAGCGAGTCTGATTACAAGTCAGGcaacactatgatgacacacaaaagtgtttgatggaaagtaactgaaagtaatctgattgttactgagtttgggtaatccaaaagatatgttactgattacaattctGGACAGTTAACTAGTAAATGTAACGATACTGTTTAGAATGTAGCCTACCCAACCCTACTCACGTCTGTCCCCTGTTACTAGAATATGATTTTTATTCCAGTTAATATTTTACCAAGGGTATTCCTGCAGGGATGGTTGGAATTATTTTAACTACATTCAGGTTGGACAATTACTCAACAATGTGCGTCATGTCATTTTACAGTTTGTACTTCAGTATGGATGCAGCACCCACGGAATACAACTTTCCATTTCAGCAGCAGGTGCCACCATCGCTCAATTCTGAGAGTAAGTACTGGACCCAGCCACTgtagattctatttctatgttaccAACCACCACTTACACCCACAATCCTTCCGTTTGCCCTCAGCCTTATACACAGCCTTACAAGGAGGGATTTAATACTATGCCTCTGAGCCAACGGGTCAATGTTTACTGGGAGGTTTTCCTGTTTCTATAAGAATAGAAAGCCAGAATGGCTGCCAAGGGCCTGACCTGCTCTAAATATATCCTGGGGAATGTTTAACAAAACTCTGAGAGGAGAACTGCTTTCAAGTAATTGAGGTGTGCCTCTGTTGACCTCCACTCAGGAACCTTTTAACCTAGAGACCCTGCTGGGAGCCTGGCGAAAGTTAATTAGTGATGTACTATGGTTGTAATTGTTCTCTGGTCTTTACCAAATGTCAATATTGATATCTAATTGGTTTTCTAACCAcccttctctcctctacctctgcaGGACACAAACAAAGCCCTGGTGCACAGCGGTTACCCTCAAAGAAGTCCCGTCCCACCCATCTGTCCCTGTCATCCAGTGCTGAGCCCTCCACCCCTAGCCCTGCTGAGGATGACCAGGTGGTCCCGTCCTTCCAGAGGTTGTCTGTGTACGAACGCTGCAGTCCCCCAAACACACCTAGCCGGGGGGCCAAGCCCCTGCCCCCTCTCCCTGGGCGGGGAGACCTTTCCCCTGACCAGGCCATGGACAATGAGGTAGAGTTCTTCACCAGTTCAGATGACAGTCGTTGCTTGGTTCCTGAGCAGTGTCCCCCTAAACCCTCTGCCTCCCGCTACGGAGCCCCCAGCCGCAAGAGCTTCAGGCACTGTGGACAGATTAACTATGCCTACTTTGAGGGGCCAGTGGGGCAGCAGAGACCACAGGAACGGCAGGAGCAGCAGCGGATACAGGCACAGCAGCGACAACAGGAGCAGCAACAAAGATTGGAGCAGGTAGAGCAACAGCCATCGGAGCAACCAGTGTGTCCCAGACAGCAGGACCGAGCCCAGAGGAAGCTGCGACGCTCTCATTCCGGCCCTGCTGGCTCCTTCAACAAGCCCACGTTGCTGCGCCTGCCCTGTCACCACCGCCACACTCAGGGCATGGACAAACCAGAGGTGCCCCCCCGCATGCCCATCCCCCCACGACCCATCAAGACTGCAGACTACCGCCGCTGGTCAGCTGAGGTGTCCTCTGGGGCCTACAGTGACGAGGACAAGCCCCCCAAGGTTCCCCCCAGGGACCCTTTGTTGTCTCAAGGCAGCTCCCGTACCCCAAGCCCCAAGAGCCTCCCCTCGTACCTCAACGGTGTTATGCCTCCCACGCAGAGCTTTGCCCCAGACCCTAAGTACGTGAGGCGGGGTTTACAGAGGCAGAACAGCGAGGGGTCTCCCTGCATCCTGCCAGTCATGGAGAACGGCATGAAGGCCAGCACCACACACTACTTCCTGCTTCCACAGAGGCCTGCCTACCTAGACAAACCTTACCTGGAGAAGTTCATCCGGGATATGGACTGCCCGGCAGGTCGCAGTAGAGGGGCTTCAGACCCAGAGTGGGATTGTCAGACCAGGAGGAAAGCACAGGTGGATTTAGTTTGAGCTGGAGGAGAGAAGTTAGGGAAGGACTCCACTGGACACGAGCAAACAACCTCTGGGCACAAAGTGCCTCAGGACACTGAAGCCTTCAAATGTTTACTGCTGCTTTAACACTGACGACGTTGGTAGTTTTACCTCAGTATTCTAAAAACATAGGGTTTTTGATATACCATTTAGAGTTACTGGGACATTTTGAAATTGCAATCACAACACATGAGCTAAACGTTGtctaactattgtgtgtgtgtgtgtgggggggggtgataTTTAACAATTTTAGAGTGA from Salmo trutta chromosome 16, fSalTru1.1, whole genome shotgun sequence includes these protein-coding regions:
- the LOC115150684 gene encoding ERBB receptor feedback inhibitor 1, which encodes MRPDCAWSMSTAGLTAQEICLPTDSPFLRASHCLSMAGAKPSWSHHHELDNLYFSMDAAPTEYNFPFQQQVPPSLNSERHKQSPGAQRLPSKKSRPTHLSLSSSAEPSTPSPAEDDQVVPSFQRLSVYERCSPPNTPSRGAKPLPPLPGRGDLSPDQAMDNEVEFFTSSDDSRCLVPEQCPPKPSASRYGAPSRKSFRHCGQINYAYFEGPVGQQRPQERQEQQRIQAQQRQQEQQQRLEQVEQQPSEQPVCPRQQDRAQRKLRRSHSGPAGSFNKPTLLRLPCHHRHTQGMDKPEVPPRMPIPPRPIKTADYRRWSAEVSSGAYSDEDKPPKVPPRDPLLSQGSSRTPSPKSLPSYLNGVMPPTQSFAPDPKYVRRGLQRQNSEGSPCILPVMENGMKASTTHYFLLPQRPAYLDKPYLEKFIRDMDCPAGRSRGASDPEWDCQTRRKAQVDLV